Genomic segment of Fischerella sp. PCC 9605:
AATGAACTGTTAGTATCAGCTTTGGCAGTTGCCCATCCTCCTAAGCTCAAGACGAGAATGGCAAACACAGTTAGCAAAAACCTAAAGAGTTGACTATGTTTTGACCAAACAATCATAAGTTTAAGAAAAATTCGATTTAAGTAGTAACTGAGCGCATAGAAAAACCTGATTGTGCAAACTTTTTGAGTTGCTCTTTTAATTTAGTCGGAAGGCGATTGAAAGCTCTACCTTGCCATCCTTTTGTTCTTTGATATTCCATGTGTCCACAGTATTTGTCTCCTTTATGAATGTGCCAACCCCAGTTGGCTGGAATTACTTCATATCCACTCAGAGTTTGAGTCAAGTAAAGCGTAATTTGCTCAAGATTATGTTGAGGTTTCATAGCGTTTTAGAATTAACACAGGAATTTTTGTTTACTAATCAATATTCTCCTGATGAAGAGATACTCAGCACCTTTCTTTGGAATTATTTCGTTACTGACTTAGGAGAGATTAACTAACAAGTTTTCTCACTCTATCCAAATACTGAGATAATATTAATAGTAATCCTGCCAAAAGATAGAAGCCAAGATTGTATTAAAAAAATATACTTGATCTGACTTGAAGCTATGACAAAAATTCTATTTTAAAAATCAACCACAGATGTATTATCTATTGGCTATTGATGATTGAGTACTGGGTATTGGGAGAAGATTCTTCTCCTAACCTACCTAGTCCCCAATCACCAGTCCCCATTCCCTTCTACATTGTAGGTATTTGTTGCATATTCGCTTTTACAAAAAGTATCAGATTGCCCTTTTGCGCTTCCATATGGATGATCCGCAACCGAGTATCATCAAACTCCAAATATGGCAAATTTGCTAATTCTTTTACCTTATTCATTAATGTCACCATAATATCTAAGGAAATGCCCTTTCCCTGGGTACAGTTGAAACTTTCTATCAGAATGGGTTGGTGCATTGTACGTGGGCTAACTACTGCTGTAAAACCTAGTTGCTTATTATTACCTTTTTCGTGTATCAGCACTGTTCCATCAAATTGAAGTTTGCCATCACCAGGTAAATAAATTTGGATTTTTTGTGGTAGCAAGCTGACAATTACGCCATCTACATTTAAATTAAAGCGTTGTATCTTGCTACGAATAAAGTCTGATGTCAAGGCGCGGTTTATATCTGCTTCAGTGAGTACTATACGAGCAGTAGTATTTACGGGTTGATTGAGTTCAATTTGACCGAAAATCGCACTGAGAGGATTAATAGCAATGTGATCTGTTTGTACCTTTATTTCTTGCACGCGAATGTTTTGCAGTTCCAATCCCTCTCCAGTCAAAGAAACAGCATCTGCTTGTCCTTGAATGACTTTTAGCAAATCTGTTTGCACATCTACGTCTATTTTTTCTGCTTCATCTAACTGATGAGATATGCTGTTCTCTGCAACTTGGGATAGTAAATTCTCTTCTATTTTTCGCTCTTGTGACATGAGTTTAAGTCTCCTAGAATCTTCTGCTTAATTGAAACGCTGATGACTCAGGAGTGTATCTGCATTAGGTTATATTGTGAGTTCTTCCTTTGTATGAATGCAAAAGTGGAAAACACGGTGATGCTGAGACTTTTTTCAGTATATTCCCTGTGTTGTTTTATCTGTTCATTTCCTATTTAAAGCGCGATACTCCCAAGGAGGGGTGAATTTAGAATCACTCCAAATACCCCGTCGTTGTTGCTTTGCTTGTACTTCAGCTTGTTGAATGATTTCTTTGCTGGGACACTTATTTAAATAAGGACGATAAACCAGCGCCAACCCTTCACGCGCTAACACTTCCTGGATAAACGTACCATTTCGTAACCGCACTTCTGCAACTTTGCGTCCATAGCGATCGCTATCTGTGATAGTTAAAGTGACGCGATCGCCAGCTTGTTTGACTAACTCCTGCACTCTTTCTTGTGCTTTTGCACCCCAAGTAAACTGATTGCGATCGCTAGCTGCTTTACTTTCTCTTTCTCTTTTGGAATGGGGTATTTCTGGTGCATCCACACAGGCGAAACGCACAGTGAATTCATCACCTTTTGGATCTTTCACCTTGAGAGTATCGCCATCGCTGACTCGTTCAACTAAATCGCCAGAAGGAAAAAGGCGATCGCATCCCATCAGCCCAAAAATCAGGATAGCAGCACAAAGCCAAAGTAAAGCTTGTTTAGTTATTTTCACAACCCTAAATCACTATATTTTCTGATGAATGATAATAGCAAATTACAAATCTTTATCTGTAAAGCAAGTTAACACAGTGTAACCACTGTTGTCATTCTCTATATTCAGTAGTTTTTATGACTATATTTTTAAAAAATATACTTAATTCAACTTGACTGTGAGCATCTTGCACGCCTATGTAACAGCCACCAGGCAAGCCCACCACCCTCGTTACCAGGTTCAACCTGGTAACGAGAACATGAGAACTAGAGCCAAAGGCTCTACCAATCGTAGAGCGTAGCCCTTCCCGCAGGGTATGGTGCAAGATATCAGATATCTAAGTTACATGCGCGATAGCTTACCATGCATCGATTCCAATCTCAGGCAAAATCGTTTGTACCGTTATAACTAGTCTATTCTGAAAAGAAATTTTTATCGGTGGTGCTGAAGTACTAGTTCACGATCCACTAAACTTCACTATGAATTCTCATGTGGATAAGCTAAATGTCCATAATTTTTTATTAGTTACTTCAAACTTCAGAATCACTTATATTTATCAAATTATTATGATTTCTACTATTAGGTAAATTAATTATAAACTTTTGTAACCTAAATAACATTTTATAGGAGAGTCAATACCCTAAAATCGATAATCCTAACAGTCTATTCCTAGTGAAATCCTGCCGGAGAAAGAGAAAACCCCCGCTTTTGCACGCAAAATTACACCTATAGGTACTGTTGATTTCCAGAGTTAACAAATTACATTCGAGATAGGAATAGGATATGTCCAATATTAGGAATTAATAATTGCAAAAGTGAATTCTTAAGATTTTATTTGTTATTTTGTACTTAACGGAACAATTCTTAGTGATTCAGTACGTTTCAATAGCAATAGTACAAAAATACAAAAATGCAAATCATCCAGGAATTGGAGGGGAAATTTATCATGCTAGGAACCAACAATCAACAAATTGTCTACTCAGCTTTTATTAACCCCACTATAGAAAATCATCAAGTAGGAAGTAAAAATCTACTAATTAGAGCTAAAGATGAATTGTTAGAACCATTGCGTCAATGGTTGGATTCATTAGAAATTCAAAATCGTAAATTGGCAAAATTTATTGCCAAACTGATTCCCGCTCAGTGTCCTTTTGAGCGGGATATTATTTTATTTGGTCGTAAAGTTGCCCATATACCCCCTATGTGCAAGTTAAATCCGTTTTACGATCAATTTGTAGGCTTGCGTTTTCGTGCTTTGTGTTATTTAGTAGATCAGTGTGGTGAAGACATCCAGTCTTACTGTTGAACAGATTATGAGAACGCGGAGCATGGAAATTAAAGTTGAGCGTCAACCCAGTCAAGAACGCCTTAACCAATTAGGTGTGTCTAAATGGGGAATTTGGCAAAAAGAAGTCTCTAAATTTCCTTGGACGTATGACAGTCAAGAAACTTGCTACTTTTTAGAAGGTGATGTTATTGTTACTCCCGATGGCGGACAACCAGTGCAAATGGGCAAAGGCGATTTAGTGACTTTTCCTGCTGGTATGTCCTGCACATGGGAAATTAGAAGTGACGTAAAGAAACATTATTATTTTGGTTAGTAGTTAGTAGTTAGTAGTTAGTGGTTAGTGGTTAGTGGTTATTCTCCCCATCTCCCTATCTCCCCACTCTTGACTTATGTAGATTTAATTTAGAAATTAGTCTTCCTCTTTTCTAGAATAAGTAGATATTATACGTTTCCTGAATAAATATTCAATCTGATTTAGTATTTGTAAAGTAGTACAAATCCACGCTCTCAAATTGCTTGATAAGGAAGCTAGCGAAAATGTTATTGCATTTGAGTACTTGGCAGGAAGTGGAAGCATATCTGCAAAAATCTCAAGGTATCATCCTTCCAATAGGTTCTACAGAACAACATGGGCCAACGGGGTTAATTGGCACTGATGCGATTTGTGCAGAAGCGATCGCTCGTGGTGTGGGTGAAACAACCGAAGCAATGGTTGCTCCTACAATTAATGTAGGCATGGCGCTTCACCATACTGCTTTTCCCGGCACTATTAGTCTGCGTCCCAGCACGATGATTCAAGTAGTGCGAGACTACGTTACCTGTTTAGCTAAAGCGGGCTTTACCAAGTTCTACTTTATTAACGGACACGGCGGCAACATCGCCACCCTTAAGGCCGCTTTCTCGGAAACTTACGCACACTTGGAAGATTTGCAGATTTACAATGCCCAAAAAGTGCAATGCCAAATTGCTAACTGGTTTATGTGCGGTTCAGTGTTCAAGCTAGCAAAAGAATTATACGGCAACCAAGAAGGCTCTCATGCAACGCCAAGTGAAGTAGCTGTAACTCAATATGTTTATCCAGAGGCGATTAAGCAAGCCCCCCTGTCTCCAGAAGTTGGCAGCGGACATAGAATTTATGGTGCAAAAAACTTTCGCCAACACTACCCGGATGGTAGGATGGGTTCAAATCCCGCTTTGGCAACACCGGAACACGGCAAGCAGTTTTATGAGTTAGCGGTAAAAGAACTGAGTCATGGGTATTTAGAGTTTTTAAGTGCGGAATAATTCTCAGTGATGGGATTGAGTGCAAGCCTCCAAAGGGAGGATCTACTGCGCTAAGGCGTGTTTTCAAACTATAACCACACTATAACCACAATAGAATGGAGGCGATCGCTATCTTGCCTTGAATGTTCTGCAAGCGAACTTCTTCACTCAAAGTTTCTGTGCCAATGGTTTTGAACTTTTCTTCAATGCGATCGTCAATTTTCGGGTCGATCCGGCTGAGGACAAAACTGGCAACCGAAGCAATTTTGTCAATCTGTTGACCTTTGCCTTTTGATAGAGTTTGCGAAAAATGCTAATTCTTCACAATTGTTCTTGGTTTAGACTCGATGATCTTTGATCGGAGAGAGTAGGGGCAATTGATGCCGCCCAAGAGGTTTGCCTCTTAAAGAATCTTCGTCGCTTTTAGCGCGGAGAGTTGTCAAATGCACTGCTTCTTTCACCATCTGGCTGGCGTAGCCCCATTCATTGTCGTACCAGCTCATTACCTTCACCAAGTCCCCATCGACCACTTGGGTCATGCTCAAATCGACGATCGAGGCATGAGCATCTTGAATAATATCAGAGGAAACAATTTCATCCTCACAGACCGTTAACACGTTCTGATATTTCTCACTTTCAGATTCTTCGCGAAAGATCGAATTAATCTCTTCAACAGTTGTTGGTTTCTCAGTCACAAATACAATGTCAGCGATCGAACCCACTGGAATCGGTGCTCGGACTGCTACTCCATCAAACTTATCTTTGTGCTGAGTCAAAACTTTGGTTGTGGCAGTGGCGGCTCCGGTAGTCGTTGGCACTAAGTTTGCTGCTCCCGCTCTGCCCCGTCTGAATTTCTTGCTGGGACCATCTACAATCTCTTGAGACGACGTATAAGCATGAACCGTCGTCATGATGGCTTTTTTCACCCCAATTCTGCGGCTGATGATTTCAACCACAGGAGTAACGCAATTGGTGGTGCAGCTAGCACAGGAGATAATTTGCTCAGATTCGGGTGCATGATTCACCCCCGGAACAACCGTTACCACGTCTTCACTCTTGGCAGTAGTCGATAAAATCGCTCGTTTTGCTCCAGCCTGAATATGTTTCTCTAAATCCTCTTTTTTCGTGAAATGTCCTGTGCATTCAAACACAATATCAACATTTAGCTCACCCCAGGGCAATTGAGCTGGATCTTTTTCATTAAACACCCGATAGGATTTGCCATCAATAATGATGCGATCGCTTGTGTTCTCAACTCGTTTATCGTATTTACCGTAAACCGTGTCATACTTGAGCAAATACGCCAGATTATCCGCAGATACGAGATCGTTAACAGCAACCACGCTCAATTCTGGAGTATCAAGCGCGATTTTAAAAACAGCTCTGCCAATTCTTCCTAGTCCGTTAATTGCTATGTTTGCCATTGTTCTCCTTCTGTTGTTTAATCTATTTCTGAGACTGATTAATTTGTGTTAATTTGCAAAAGCTTTAAAATACAGAATCAATTCGGTTCAATTTAAAGGCACTGATGAGAGTTAAGGATGGCTTCTAGAGGGCTTTGAAAAGGACCAAAATAATACACGCAACGAGGTTCAGCCGCGATTGTCTCTACCCACCAATCTTTATTGCCGACTCGTGTGAAACTGCGTGTAAAGCTGGCAATGATTCCCTTGACAAAGTTAAGCAACTTCATGGCATTGAGCCGAGATCCTTGTAAAATCATGCAAGATGGTCTGGGAAGCCCTGCCTTGTCAAGCTTTCAGGCATTCTTTAAAAAATAACGCTACTGACTAAGAAAGTAAATTACGGTTGACTATTTAATGAAATTAAGAATTAACTGTCAGGCATGAAAGGTTAGGACGGCTTAGGATTGCCTCAACTGCTATCAAAGATTTCTTGGGAAGAGAAATTGCAGATTCTAATGGTTGCGGGATGTTTTTGAGATCCACTATGTAATCCCCAAAACGCTTAAGATGTCTGGTAATATAAGGACTCAAAGCAGCAAGGGTCTTGGGTTTTACTGGGTATCCTTCTGCTGTAAGTGCCTGAATTGCCAAAGTCAAGTCAACTGTATTCTGTAGAATGACAGCACTGGCAATCAAATCGAGATACTTTAAGCGCTTTTCCTGCTCAATGGGGTCGTTCTCTGTGATGACACCTTCTTTCCCAAAAAATAACCAATCCAAGAAGTGATGGTATTTCTCGACAATATTTGTGCAAGCGGTAATCTGCTGTCTCATTCCAACATCAGAGATGTATTGCAACAGGAATATCGTCCGTACTACCTCTCCCAATGCACAAAAAGCTTGATAAAGACGATTCTTACGGCTACGACCCCCTAGCTTACGGAGTAGCGTAGATGGCATAACTTTACCCGCTTTAATCGACAGTACAACACGCATCATGTCATGCCAATGGGTTTGAATCAGTTTCCAATTAGCTACCTCTTTAAACAATGGGTCGATGTAGTTGTACACCACATCAACACTTGGACGAAAGAAACTGTAGTCTTGCCAATTACGGATACGGGGCATCAATTTGATACCAAGAAAATAAGAGAGAGCAAACACTGGTACAGACTGACCTTGAGTATCTGCGTGCAATGTGTCTGATTGAATATCGGAAGTATTCTTCAGTAGCCCATCCAAAATATACACGGCTTCCCAGACACCGCAGGTGATAAAGTGGGTAAATAAGGCAATATATGTATCAGAAACATGGTGATAAGCAATACCACCATAGCCTCCGTAGCGGATATGATACTCGCTGTGTAAGTTATTTTCATAAACCTCAAACTTACTACCATCTGCGGCGGCTCTTTTCCCAGTACCCCACAGAGTTGGCAGATGAAAACGATTGTAGGCGTTAATCATATCCCTCACTGCCGCCTCCAAATTTTGTACACTGATGTGGCGGCGGTTGGTGTAAGAAATCATGTGAGAGGTAACTACACCTTTGGTATGGCGGGCAGTTTGATTGGGTCCAAGGTTGCATCCGTAACCAAAGGCAGTGAGGATATAACGTTCGCTTGCGTGCTGCATTTTAGGTTCGTTCCCAGACAGAGGACCAAAATGCTGCGTCCAGTTTAACCAGTGCTCAACATTACAAAGAATATCCAAAATACTGCGTTCTGGAATTTTTTGACGGATTGCCTCTTCTAATGCCTCGACTCCTTCAGGGACTGGTGGTGGTGCAACCCGTTTCAGTACGGGTTCGCCATCAAAGCTAATTGTAACTTGTTTACCGTCTGAACAAATCTGGTCTACGGATTCTGCAACAAGCATTAATTCGTTACGCAAGTGTTCAACAAAGTCTTCAGGGTTGGAGGGAAAACCAAGTTCGTTACAATACTTCTCAATCATCGGGGTACATTCATCTGCACTTAGCAACTGGTCACGGAAATCAGCATAGCTTTCTGAACCGACTACACAAGCATCTCCAGTTTTTAACTCGGTAGCTAGGTAAGAAAAGATGCAAATTTCCAGGTGCTGTCGCACCAACATCTCGGTATTCTCAATCCGAGTAAAAACCAAAGAACGCCACTGGTTGCTAATAAAACTTAAATCAATATCTACAGGTAAATACTTGGTACGTTTGTGTTCGTTTTTTAAGACAAATGCTAAAGCGTTTATCAGTGAATCATCAGCAGACGTTGAGTGAATATCTAATGAGCTGACTAATTCAAACAATAGCTTACGATAACGCGAGTAAAAGTGCCACATCAAAGGCAAGTGATTGTTAGTGTTATAAGCAGCAATTTCTTCATATTGCTTCAACAGCAATTCTGGACCGCCACGTTCTGCAAATAGAGTTTGTACTTGATGCCCTAAAGTTGCGTGGTCTTCAGTTTCATTTGATACAGTCAACACTTGTGCCAGGAGACTCAGTAATTCTTCTGTTTGCTCCAGATGCTTCTCTCGTAATTCTCTCAGTCTAGTTTTGGCGTTATTAATAATCTTTTGTATACGCTTAAGAAACATCTCCACCAAATGGTCACGAGTTTTCACCTGTGCCTGATATAACAAACACAACAGCAAGGTACGACGTTTTGGGAGTTTGATGTCTTGAAATTCCGATATATCTAAAGCTACCGCTTGGGAAGCCAAATACTTAACTTTGGCAGGAGCAAGTGACGATAGCAATCGTTTTGCATCACCAAAAGTCATCAACTGATTAAACTTTTTCTGCAACTGCTGCATATGCGATAAAGATTCACTCAAAGGTGGAGACTTGAGTAAATTAAGGGTAACAGTTGATTCAGTAGTTTTTCCTAATAACAGTCGGTCTAAATAATCTTTTTCCTCTGTTGATAATAAGCGCGAAACACGTAAAAATAGTCGATAATTAGTAACGGAACGTACATGACCTACCAAGCGGTCAAGGGTGCTAAAGGCGGGTAACTCGTATCGTTCCTTAATTAATTCCTCAATAGCAATATTGATTAAGTCAGCAGGATGATCTTTAACTTCTGCTCCTGTAACAACAACTATGGCTATCAACTTTTGGGCAACTTTGTCGTAAGGTTTGACCCTCAAGTACGAACGTATTGCCTGTTCATAATTACGACGTTGACGTTCAGAGGGAATTGCCTTCACCCACTCACGTAATTTTAGACACGAGCGTAAATGTTTGATGACAGCAATCGGTACCTGTTCTGGATGTGGAAAATAACCAAGACGCTGGAATGATTTCAGCATGACCATAAAACTCAGCAACCCTTCGTGGCTCTTGACACGGGACTTAACAAACTTGATTTCTTCCGGTGTTGGTGTATAAAATTCAGCCAACTCCTTGGCGGAAGGATATTGTTTAAAGCGAGGGTAGGCTGTACGCTCAATTACGGTCATGCAAGTAATATTTGCAACTAAAAGCTCGGGAGGGATTGTGTCCGCATTTTGGACATCCCTCAATTGCTTGGTGCAGAGTATTTTATCTTCTTTTCACCACACGCCTAAAATTTTTCAAAAAGCTGTCATGTTAAGCTTGGAGGCACGACAAAATAGGTGCAAAATCAGTTTTACTGCCAAGAAGTGTTAAAAGTATTGATTTAATTACCTTATTGTGTATTTGAAAGAGGCAAAAAACCTTAATGAGTACTAGGGGTGGAATGTGATTGGATGATTTAGAGTTGTTTTGGAAAATCATAAAATTAAACTGAAGATTTTACTGATATTAATAAAAGTACTTGTTTAAAAATATAAAGTCAAAAAACTAGGGTATATAAAGCTTTTCTTTTACTGAGTGCCTAAATACTTAGTAATTTTAATCACTAAACAAGTAAACAAAATTCACTTCTACAAGTAACAGACATTTTTGGATAAAAATTTTCAAGGAGTAAAATATGGCAAGTTCGCTAGCTGTCATTGGCACAGCTGTACTCTCGAACCCTGACAAAGTTATTGATGCAATTAAAAAAGCAAGAGAAGAAGGGGAAGCATGGGTTGACCTGATTAAAGATGCTGGACAAGGTGCAGTAGATACCTTCAGAGATTTTCAGACTTATTTTCGTGGAGAAAGAAGTGTACCTACAAGTTCAACTGTAGTTATCTACCGTAGCAAAGGCGGAACAAGTGCTTCCAGAGGATTTAATACAGGTGATGCGATTGCAAACTTTAGAGACATCCACTGGCAGGTAAACCGCTTTCGATGGGAAAACTGGAACGATGAAGTGTCGTCAATTAAAGTTGCTGGTGGGATTGCAGCAGCTTTTTATGAACACGCTAGTTACGGTGGAGCAAGGCTTTTAGTCATTGGTTCTGCCAGTCTTGAAGATTTAGCAAATATTGGTTGGACTGACCAGATATCAAGCTGCAAAATTATTCCCGCGCACCCAGATGCAATTAATTCACTTTTTCTATAAAAGTTCATCTGTAGATTAACAAGTTGGCTATTTGCGTGTAAGTTGAATTCCTTATGAGTTTATTACCTCCTATAAAACTTCCAGATTTAGATATTGATTTGGGAGATTTACGCAATCCTTTTAAAACTAATTCTGACAGCATTGTTTCAAACCTTGCAAAGTTAACGCTTGATGTCAATATTAAAACTGACATTAAGGCTGAATTAGAACCTTTAATTCTGTCATTATTCAGTCAACTTCAATCACTCCTTAAAGATATTACTTTTGCTGCTAATGAGTTACTCAGTAAGTCAAAGCAGATGGCAACTGATTTAATTAATCAGGTACTGACTGGACTTGAAAAATTAGCATCAGAAGTAGGTCAAATAGTAAGTAATCTTTTGAAAGAAGCTGAAGCTTTAGCAGAAAAACTGATTGACAAATTGAGAAATGACTTAGTAAATCCTTTTTTTGACAGAGTTGATAATCTTAGACAAGCTTTAGTTGAAGATATTAGAAAACTTATTAATTATGCTAGGAGCGAAGTCGAAGCTGGTATCACTAAAATTCTTTATAAAGGAGATGAAATTATCACCGGAACAGTCAGTGAATTCTCAGACGAATTGAAAAGATATTATCTAGAGGTTGAAAGCTTAGCTCCTATTATTTTAGACCCTGATAAAAAACGCGAAAGAGAAAGACATAAAGCTTGTAAGGATGAGCTTGATATAGAGGGAGTTTCTCTACCATCGATTGGTCCCGGAAAGTTTTTTGATTATTTGGAATGTAGAGAACTAAAGCGGCTAGATGAAAATACACCTATTAGAAACATTAAAACTTCGTATGGAGACTTGCAAAACAGAGCATGGAAATTAGCTTGT
This window contains:
- a CDS encoding thermonuclease family protein, whose amino-acid sequence is MKITKQALLWLCAAILIFGLMGCDRLFPSGDLVERVSDGDTLKVKDPKGDEFTVRFACVDAPEIPHSKRERESKAASDRNQFTWGAKAQERVQELVKQAGDRVTLTITDSDRYGRKVAEVRLRNGTFIQEVLAREGLALVYRPYLNKCPSKEIIQQAEVQAKQQRRGIWSDSKFTPPWEYRALNRK
- a CDS encoding DUF1816 domain-containing protein — translated: MILQGSRLNAMKLLNFVKGIIASFTRSFTRVGNKDWWVETIAAEPRCVYYFGPFQSPLEAILNSHQCL
- a CDS encoding Tn3 family transposase produces the protein MTVIERTAYPRFKQYPSAKELAEFYTPTPEEIKFVKSRVKSHEGLLSFMVMLKSFQRLGYFPHPEQVPIAVIKHLRSCLKLREWVKAIPSERQRRNYEQAIRSYLRVKPYDKVAQKLIAIVVVTGAEVKDHPADLINIAIEELIKERYELPAFSTLDRLVGHVRSVTNYRLFLRVSRLLSTEEKDYLDRLLLGKTTESTVTLNLLKSPPLSESLSHMQQLQKKFNQLMTFGDAKRLLSSLAPAKVKYLASQAVALDISEFQDIKLPKRRTLLLCLLYQAQVKTRDHLVEMFLKRIQKIINNAKTRLRELREKHLEQTEELLSLLAQVLTVSNETEDHATLGHQVQTLFAERGGPELLLKQYEEIAAYNTNNHLPLMWHFYSRYRKLLFELVSSLDIHSTSADDSLINALAFVLKNEHKRTKYLPVDIDLSFISNQWRSLVFTRIENTEMLVRQHLEICIFSYLATELKTGDACVVGSESYADFRDQLLSADECTPMIEKYCNELGFPSNPEDFVEHLRNELMLVAESVDQICSDGKQVTISFDGEPVLKRVAPPPVPEGVEALEEAIRQKIPERSILDILCNVEHWLNWTQHFGPLSGNEPKMQHASERYILTAFGYGCNLGPNQTARHTKGVVTSHMISYTNRRHISVQNLEAAVRDMINAYNRFHLPTLWGTGKRAAADGSKFEVYENNLHSEYHIRYGGYGGIAYHHVSDTYIALFTHFITCGVWEAVYILDGLLKNTSDIQSDTLHADTQGQSVPVFALSYFLGIKLMPRIRNWQDYSFFRPSVDVVYNYIDPLFKEVANWKLIQTHWHDMMRVVLSIKAGKVMPSTLLRKLGGRSRKNRLYQAFCALGEVVRTIFLLQYISDVGMRQQITACTNIVEKYHHFLDWLFFGKEGVITENDPIEQEKRLKYLDLIASAVILQNTVDLTLAIQALTAEGYPVKPKTLAALSPYITRHLKRFGDYIVDLKNIPQPLESAISLPKKSLIAVEAILSRPNLSCLTVNS
- a CDS encoding H-type lectin domain-containing protein, which translates into the protein MSLLPPIKLPDLDIDLGDLRNPFKTNSDSIVSNLAKLTLDVNIKTDIKAELEPLILSLFSQLQSLLKDITFAANELLSKSKQMATDLINQVLTGLEKLASEVGQIVSNLLKEAEALAEKLIDKLRNDLVNPFFDRVDNLRQALVEDIRKLINYARSEVEAGITKILYKGDEIITGTVSEFSDELKRYYLEVESLAPIILDPDKKRERERHKACKDELDIEGVSLPSIGPGKFFDYLECRELKRLDENTPIRNIKTSYGDLQNRAWKLACVGRTEGSALQDKATKAWLKYGQLYYLWNKFEDNMTPLEAIEKKIQQLDNQIATFQAKSLQIDDLSTAVRNAQNTANNAVNIANNAQNTANTAPKIESGAVSKVYYQTDHPIEIGTPFGSRSDTIRVNFSVGKFSSPPKVQVMLNTIDTEQAINTRITVIPVNITTSGFDIQVSTWADSKVYSVGITWLACIE
- a CDS encoding creatininase family protein, whose translation is MLLHLSTWQEVEAYLQKSQGIILPIGSTEQHGPTGLIGTDAICAEAIARGVGETTEAMVAPTINVGMALHHTAFPGTISLRPSTMIQVVRDYVTCLAKAGFTKFYFINGHGGNIATLKAAFSETYAHLEDLQIYNAQKVQCQIANWFMCGSVFKLAKELYGNQEGSHATPSEVAVTQYVYPEAIKQAPLSPEVGSGHRIYGAKNFRQHYPDGRMGSNPALATPEHGKQFYELAVKELSHGYLEFLSAE
- a CDS encoding Mo-dependent nitrogenase C-terminal domain-containing protein; amino-acid sequence: MLGTNNQQIVYSAFINPTIENHQVGSKNLLIRAKDELLEPLRQWLDSLEIQNRKLAKFIAKLIPAQCPFERDIILFGRKVAHIPPMCKLNPFYDQFVGLRFRALCYLVDQCGEDIQSYC
- a CDS encoding cupin domain-containing protein, which gives rise to MEIKVERQPSQERLNQLGVSKWGIWQKEVSKFPWTYDSQETCYFLEGDVIVTPDGGQPVQMGKGDLVTFPAGMSCTWEIRSDVKKHYYFG
- the gap gene encoding type I glyceraldehyde-3-phosphate dehydrogenase, producing the protein MANIAINGLGRIGRAVFKIALDTPELSVVAVNDLVSADNLAYLLKYDTVYGKYDKRVENTSDRIIIDGKSYRVFNEKDPAQLPWGELNVDIVFECTGHFTKKEDLEKHIQAGAKRAILSTTAKSEDVVTVVPGVNHAPESEQIISCASCTTNCVTPVVEIISRRIGVKKAIMTTVHAYTSSQEIVDGPSKKFRRGRAGAANLVPTTTGAATATTKVLTQHKDKFDGVAVRAPIPVGSIADIVFVTEKPTTVEEINSIFREESESEKYQNVLTVCEDEIVSSDIIQDAHASIVDLSMTQVVDGDLVKVMSWYDNEWGYASQMVKEAVHLTTLRAKSDEDSLRGKPLGRHQLPLLSPIKDHRV
- a CDS encoding LmeA family phospholipid-binding protein; this encodes MSQERKIEENLLSQVAENSISHQLDEAEKIDVDVQTDLLKVIQGQADAVSLTGEGLELQNIRVQEIKVQTDHIAINPLSAIFGQIELNQPVNTTARIVLTEADINRALTSDFIRSKIQRFNLNVDGVIVSLLPQKIQIYLPGDGKLQFDGTVLIHEKGNNKQLGFTAVVSPRTMHQPILIESFNCTQGKGISLDIMVTLMNKVKELANLPYLEFDDTRLRIIHMEAQKGNLILFVKANMQQIPTM